The Chitinophagaceae bacterium genome segment AGCTTCAGAAAAATCTGCCGGAAAAAAGATTTTATTCAGTGGGAAAGAACTTACGTTAATTACAGCTAATGAAGCTGTTTTGCAAAACCCCGATATAGCTATTTTTTCTGCAGGAAGTGAAACTTCCTTAAGCTATGCCCCTCTTTTTTCTGATAACGGATGTTTTGTAATTGATAATTCAAGTGCATGGCGTATGCATGACAATGTGCCTTTGGTCATTCCGGAAATAAACTTTCAATCCGTTAAAAATAGTACGAAAATCATAGCGAACCCTAATTGTTCCACAATACAGTTACTGATTGCTCTAGCCCCCTTACATCATCACTTTGGACTTGAAAGAGTAGTTATTTCGACATACCAATCTGTTACGGGTACAGGAGTGAAAGCATTGGAACAATTAGAATCTGAAAGAAAAGGCTTACATACTGAAAAGGTATATCCTTATCCAATAGATATGAATTGCATTCCTCATTGCGATACTTTTTTAGATAATGGTTATACTAAAGAAGAAATGAAAATGGTGAATGAAAGCAGAAAGATTTTAGATCTGCCGAACTTAAAAATTACTGCTACAGCCGTAAGAGTCCCTGTTGTTGGAGGGCATTCAGAATCGGTGAACATACAATTTAAAAAACCTTTTGAATTAAAACAGATTCGTGAAGTGTTGGAAAATAGTCCCGGAATAACCGTTATGGACAATCCGTCCCGGAATGAATATCCGCATCCCTTATTTGCAAAGGGGAAAAATGATGTTTTTATTGGTAGAATCAGAAAAGATGAATCGGTTGAAAACGGGTTAAACTTATGGATAGTTGCTGATAACCTCAGAAAAGGAGCTGCAACAAACGCAGTTCAGATAGCTGAAAGAATTCAAAAACTATTTTTTAATTAAATCCAAAATAAAGAATTTATGATGCAGGTTGATACGTTTGACAAATTCATTGTGATAGGGGATCGTTTATTGATAAAGCCCACTAAGGAAAATGAAAAAACCGACAGTGGATTATTTCTGCCGCCCGGTGTTCAAAAAAAGGAAAAGATATTCAGTGGTTATGTCATTAAGACAGGTCCGGGATATCCGATTCCATCTGCTGAAATGAATGATGAATTTTGGAAAAAAGAACAAGAGGAAACAAAATACCTTCCTTTGCAGGCAAAGTCGGGAGATTTGGCCGTATACATTCAAAGTCAATCATTTGATATAGAAATAAATAAAGAAAAGTACGTTATTGTACCTCAGTCAGCCATTTTATTATTGATGAGAGATGACGAAATGATTTAATTTTAAAAATAAGTCACAGATAAAGCCGTTATTTGTCCGTCAATTATAAAAACTATTGGAATTAAATTCTAAAAATCAGTTTACCTTTAATAATTTAGCCGTTTATTCTTTCTTAAGTAACGTATATGATAACATATCTGAAGGGGCTTATAACCGAAAAAAACCCAACTTTCGCTGTTGTTGAAGCAAATGGAGTTGGTTATAAGGTTATGATTAGTTTGCAAACATATACAGCTATACAGAATTTAGCAGAAGGCAAACTTTTCACTACGCACATCGTAAGAGAAGATGCTGAATTATTATATGGATTTTTTGAAGACAGGGAACGGTCTCTTTTTAATTTGTTGATAGGCGTTTCGGGAGTGGGTCCCTCAACAGCTATTTTAGCCTTATCAGCAATGACAGTTTCAGAGTTGGAGTCAGCTATAATTCAGGGGAATGAATCAATTGTAAAATCAATAAAAGGGATTGGAGCTAAAACAGCCGGAAGAATAATTTTGGAAATAAGAGATAAGATTTCGAAAACCGAAGAAGGGCATTCAGAAATTTCAATGTCCTCAAAAAATACATTAAAGGAAGAAGCGTTAACTGCTTTAATATCTTTGGGATTTGTGCGTTCTGTTTCCGAAAAAGCGATTCAGAAATCGATGTCAGAGGCTGGGAATGATCAATCTTTAGAAATGCTGATTAAGTCAGCATTAAAGTATTTATAAATAGAGAAAGCACTTATAGTGGCGGTAAAAACCAACATTAAAAAAACATTGCCGGCATTTCTGATGACCGTTTGTATTTTTGTTTTAGCATTTAATGCTAAGGCATGGATAGGCTCAGATTTGTCCAATGTTTTTGCAATGCATACAGAAGAGGCTGAGGAAGAAGAAGCTTCCGAAAATCAGGATGTCCCGGATTTTACCAATCCTCAAACGCCTAATCCGTTTGATTTAAGCGATCCTCCTGCAATCGAAAAAAGCATTGAATACGATCCCGAAACGAATATGTATATCATAAGAGAAAAGGTAGGGGGTGCTTTTTACTCCAATCCACAATATCTTACTTTTGAAGAATATCTGGAATATGAATCTAAAAGGCAGGAAAAAAATTACTGGAATGAGAGAACAGAAGCTATTACTCTCATTGAAAGACCGGGAATTATTCCTCAATTACATTTAGATGCAAATGTGCTGGATAGAGTTTTTGGAGGTTCTACAGTTGATATCAGACCTTCGGGAAATATTGATTTAACTTTTGGTGGAAATTTTCAACGAATAGATAATCCTACACTAACAGAACAACAAAGAAGGCAAGGTGGTTTTGATTTTGACATGAATATAAATATGAATGTCATCGGAACTATTGGGGATAAACTGAAAATGAATGCCAGTTATAATACTGAGCAAACTTTTGATTTTGAAAACGAAATAAATCTGGAGTATACCGGTGAGGAGGATGAAATTATTCAAAAAATTGAGGCCGGAAATGTAAGTTTTCCTTTAAATACCAGTCTAATTCAGGGAAATCAAAGTCTGTTTGGTGTTAAAACACAAATGCAATTCGGAAGATTGACGGTTACCGGTGTTGTTTCACAGCAGAAATCACAGATGGAGAACATTCAATTGGAAGGTGGAGCTCAGATTAGAGAATTTGAAGTAAAAGCAGATCAATACGATGAAAATCGACACTTCTTTTTGGCGCACTATTTTAGAGATAACTACAATCAGGCAATGAGTAATTTGCCTTTAATTAATTCACTGGCAAATATTACCAGAATTGAAGTATGGGTAACAAACAAAAGAGGTGTCGTTGAGAATGCAAGAGAGGTAGTTGGATTTATGGACTTAGGAGAGCCGGAAAAAATACACAGATCCGACCAAATTACCCGCACAAGCCAACGTCCTTTACCGGCAAACGGAGCAAATGATTTATACAGCAGATTGAATAGCTCCTCGTCTAATAGAAATGCCAATAATGTTGTAAATGTCATACAAGGCTCTCAATTTCAATTAGAACCGGTTCAGGATTTTGAAAAAACATTTGCCAGAAAGCTTTCCTCCAATGAATTTACTTACAATGCACAGTTAGGTTATATTTCACTTAATCAAACTTTACAGCCGGATGAAATGCTGGCTGTTTCTTTTGAATATACTTTTAACGGAGAAGTTTTTAAAGTAGGTGAATTTGCACAGGATGTACCGCCGGATTCTTTGAGCGGAGAAAAAGTGCTCTATTTAAAAATGCTTAAAAGTACGTCTGTAAGGCCTAAGTTGCCCATTTGGGATTTGATGATGAAAAATATCTATTCCATAGGCGCATTTCAGATAAACAGAGAAGATTTTCAGTTGGATGTATATTATGCAGATCCGGGAGGAGGAATTAAGCGCTATATACCTGCGGGGAGCTTACAAGGTCAGCCTTTAATCCGTGTACTTAATTTAGATAATCTTAATCAGCAACTCGACCCACAGCCCGATGGCCGGTTTGACTTTATTCCCGGAATTACGATAAACCCTCAGAATGGACGGATTATTTTTCCTGTACTGGAGCCATTTGGTGCAGATCTTAGAAGCAAATTTTCCAGTAGCGAACAATCTACTTTAGCTAATAACTATGTCTATGATGTTCTCTACGATTCTACTAAAACTGTTGCAATGCAGTTTCCGGAATTTAACCGATATTTAATACGAGGCCGTTACAAATCGGAAATTTCTGCTGAAATTAGTCTTGGTGCATTTAACATTCCCGAGGGTTCTATTCAGGTATCTGCCGGTGGACAGCAACTTGTTGAAGGTACTGATTATACTGTTGATTACAACCTGGGCCGGGTCAGAATTCTAAATGAAGGGATTTTAAATTCCGGTATACCAATTAATGTATCTTATGAAAATAGCGCTCAATTTGGAGTTCAGACAAAAACATTTTTAGGGGCACGTTTAGATTATTGGATAAGTGATAATTTTACCATCGGAGGTACTATTCTGAGATTGAATGAAAGACCTTTTACCCGAAAAGTAAATGTAGGTGACGACCCTATAGCCAATACAATGTATGGCTTGGATGTGAACTACAGCACTGAATCAGAATTTATTACCTGGTTACTGAACAGATTACCATTTTACGAATCAACACAAACCTCATCTGTTAATGTAACCGGCGAGGTAGCCCATTTAAGTCCCGGACACTCTAGAGCTATAGGGAGAGAAGGAACTGTCTACATAGATGATTTTGAAGGTACACGCTCAGCTTACGATATGAAGTTTCCTTCCAGTAGATGGGTTTTGGCCAGTACTCCCCGGAATGCAATAGATGAAAACGGAAACATATTGTTCCCGGAAGCAGAGCTTTCAAATGATTTACGTTATGGATTTAACAGAGCAAGGTTAGCATGGTATAATATTGATCCACTTTTTCTAAGAAATATTTCAAGTACGCCGGACCATATAAGAAATGACCCTGACCAACAGTCAAACCACTATGTGAGGGAAGTTCTGCAAAGAGAGGTTTTTCCAAATAAAGACGATATTAATCCGGGTATAGCTACTACGATTCAAACATTGGATTTAGCTTTATACCCCAGTGAAAGAGGTCCTTATAACTTTGAGTCCTTACCGAATGGTTCGCCGGGAATATCCAGTGGTATTTTACCTGACGGACGATTAAGAGAGCCATCTACCAGATGGGGAGGTGTTTCCAGAAGTATTCAAAATAATGACTTTGAAGCTTCTAATATTGAATTTATTGAATTTTGGGTTTTGGACCCTTTCATCTATGATAGTATAGGTAATAGTGGTTATTTGTATTTTAACTTAGGAAATGTTTCAGAAGATATTTTAAAGGATTCCCGAATGTTTTTTGAAAATGGTCTTCCCGGTCCGAATAGTCCGGTTTCTGTGGATACTACTATATGGGGGAAAGTGCCGAATACTCAGCCAATAACCAATGCATTTGATAACGACCCGGA includes the following:
- a CDS encoding co-chaperone GroES, yielding MQVDTFDKFIVIGDRLLIKPTKENEKTDSGLFLPPGVQKKEKIFSGYVIKTGPGYPIPSAEMNDEFWKKEQEETKYLPLQAKSGDLAVYIQSQSFDIEINKEKYVIVPQSAILLLMRDDEMI
- a CDS encoding aspartate-semialdehyde dehydrogenase, whose protein sequence is MKLAIIGATGLVGREILKVLDEQNFKMDELIPVASEKSAGKKILFSGKELTLITANEAVLQNPDIAIFSAGSETSLSYAPLFSDNGCFVIDNSSAWRMHDNVPLVIPEINFQSVKNSTKIIANPNCSTIQLLIALAPLHHHFGLERVVISTYQSVTGTGVKALEQLESERKGLHTEKVYPYPIDMNCIPHCDTFLDNGYTKEEMKMVNESRKILDLPNLKITATAVRVPVVGGHSESVNIQFKKPFELKQIREVLENSPGITVMDNPSRNEYPHPLFAKGKNDVFIGRIRKDESVENGLNLWIVADNLRKGAATNAVQIAERIQKLFFN
- the ruvA gene encoding Holliday junction branch migration protein RuvA yields the protein MITYLKGLITEKNPTFAVVEANGVGYKVMISLQTYTAIQNLAEGKLFTTHIVREDAELLYGFFEDRERSLFNLLIGVSGVGPSTAILALSAMTVSELESAIIQGNESIVKSIKGIGAKTAGRIILEIRDKISKTEEGHSEISMSSKNTLKEEALTALISLGFVRSVSEKAIQKSMSEAGNDQSLEMLIKSALKYL